The proteins below come from a single Necator americanus strain Aroian chromosome V, whole genome shotgun sequence genomic window:
- a CDS encoding hypothetical protein (NECATOR_CHRV.G17847.T1), with translation MVKKLGQLLPHTLSDGNRQRRLDICTQLLSRSRRFNWLDTIVTGDEKWVLYVNHTHKRAWCAGDEMSDLFVKGKIHEKKVMLSVWWGVHGIYRFELLPDNTTVTAKVYCAQLRRLADKTRKEHPKLDNVRLLHDNARPHIAKKTSQRIPELGWEVLLHPPYSPDLAPSDYHLFRSLQHHLEEKRYDDRDRFCEMLAEGCQC, from the coding sequence atggtgaaaaagcttgGTCAGTTGCTCCCACATACATTGAGCGACGGAAACCGCCAAAGACGcttggacatctgcactcagctgctctccagaagccgcagattcaACTGGCTGGataccattgtcactggagatgaaaaatgggtcctctacgtcaaccacacccacaaacgtgcgtggtgcgctggcgatgaaatgtcGGATCTTTTCGTGAAAGGtaaaatccatgagaagaaggtcatgctgagcgtctggtggggagttcatggaatctaccgcttcgaactgctgccggacaacacgacagttactgccaaggtctactgcgctcaactgcgaagactggccgacaagaccCGGAAGGAGCatccgaagctcgacaacgttcgcctgctgcacgataacgcgcgtcctcacatcgcgaagaagacttcccagagAATTCCtgagctcggatgggaagttttactgcacccaccgtacagcccggacctggccccgagcgactaccatctcttccgatcgcttcaacatcacctggaagagaagcgctacgatgatcgtgatcGATTTTGTGAGATGCTGGCCGAAGGTTGTCAATGTTGA